The following coding sequences lie in one Musa acuminata AAA Group cultivar baxijiao chromosome BXJ3-1, Cavendish_Baxijiao_AAA, whole genome shotgun sequence genomic window:
- the LOC103973611 gene encoding PHD finger-like domain-containing protein 5A, whose amino-acid sequence MAKHHPDLIMCRKQPGIAIGHLCEKCDGKCVICDSYVRPCTLVRVCDECNYGSFQSRCVICGGVGISDAYYCKECTQQEKDRDGCPKIVNLGSAKTDLFYERKKYGFKKR is encoded by the coding sequence ATGGCTAAGCACCATCCCGATCTTATTATGTGCCGGAAGCAGCCAGGAATTGCCATTGGCCACCTGTGCGAGAAGTGTGATGGCAAGTGTGTCATCTGCGATTCATATGTGCGACCATGCACACTTGTACGTGTCTGCGATGAGTGCAATTATGGTTCTTTCCAGAGCAGGTGTGTCATCTGTGGGGGTGTTGGCATATCCGATGCATACTACTGCAAGGAGTGCACTCAGCAAGAGAAGGATCGCGATGGCTGTCCCAAGATAGTTAATCTAGGCAGTGCCAAGACGGATCTCTTCTACGAGCGGAAAAAGTATGGCTTCAAAAAAAGATGA